The genomic segment GCGCACAAAGCGGATGCCGAGCGGTTGATTGCCGCGCATCGCCAGCAACCGCATCTGATTTTTGCCGGCATGTTCCAACTCCGGGCGGAGCCGCGTTACATCAAAATCCACCAATTGGTCCAGGGCGGCGAGCTTGGCCAGATCGTCCGCATGAGCTGGATCATGACCGATTGGTTTCGGACGGAGGCCTATTATGCCAGTGGGGGGTGGCGCGCCACGTGGAAAGGCGAAGGCGGCGGGGTGCTGCTGAATCAGTGCCTTCACAATCTGGATGTCATGCAATGGCTTCTCGGGATGCCCGCGCGCGTGCGTGGGTTTTGCCAGCTTGGGCGGTTTCATGACATCGAGGTCGAAGACAACGTCAGCGCCTATCTCGAATATGCCAACGGCGCTACCGGGACATTTGTTTCCTCGACAGGCGAAGCCCCGGGCGCAAACCGCTTCGAAATCGCGGGCACCCGGGGCCGGCTCGTGCTCGAACGCGACAAGCTGCTCTTTACCCGCAATGAGGCGGATATGATTCAGTTCAGCAAATCCGCCAAATTAGGTTTTGCAAAGCCGGACGTATGGAATGTTGAGATTCCTTTTGATAACGCCGCGAATCCCCATGGCACCCTGATGCAGAATTTTGTCAACGCCATCCTCGATGGGGAACCGCTCATTGCCCCGGGCGCCGAGGGAATCCATTCGGTAGAGTTGGCCAACGTCATGCTTTATTCATCGCTTGTGGGCCGCACCATCGAGCTGCCGATGGACGGCGCCGCCTATGAAAAGACCCTCAACCAGCTCATCGCGGATTCGCGGGTGGAAAAGAAGGTAGTCGAGGTTTCGAACGAAGACTTTGCCAAATCATTTAAGCGCTAATTCAATAATATATGATCTTTACAGGAATCGGCGATGAAGCCTCCAATAGCCTCGAAGGGCAAATCCAGGCCACTCAAGAACTCGGCTGGCGCTATCTGGAGATGCGGGGCGTTGAAGTGCGGGGCTTTCCCAAGGCGAACTTCCATGACATCCCGGAGCCCGCCTTTGATGTGGCGGTGCGGGAGTTGGAAAAGAGCGGGGTGGGGGTTTACTGCTTTGGCTCGACCATCATGAACTGGGCCAAGAAACTCGACGACCCCTTGGATCTGACTTTAGGCGAGGTCAAACGCGCCATCCCGCGCATGAAACGGCTGGGGGCGAAGTTTGTTCGTATCATGAGCTTCAAACCTGGTGATGAAGAATACAAAATACCCGCGGAGGTTTTTCGACGCGTCAAGGACGTGACCCACATGTTCCTGGATGCGGGGCTGCAGCCCCTGCACGAGAATTGCATGAATTATGGCGGGATGAGCTGGCAGCATGCCCTCGAATTGCTCGATAAATGCCCCGGCTTGAAATGGGTCTTTGATACCGCCAATCCCATTTTCAACCCCGACCGCGCCAAACCCAAGCCCTGGCCCAAACAGGACCCGTGGGAATTCTGGGAGAACATTCGCGACCACGTGACGCACATTCACATTAAGGACGCCACATGGAACCCGTCAGAGAACGATGCTGATTACAACTGGCCCGGCGAAGGGCATGGCCGGGTGGCTGACATCCTAAAAGACGCGCTGGCCCGAGGCTACGACGGGGCGCTGTCTATCGAGCCGCACATGGTTGTTGTTTTTCATGACCCGTCGGCGGCCACCAACGCTTCCCCTAATTCGACCGAGCAGGCCATGCGCCGCAACTACGTTGAATATGGACGGCAAGTCGAATCGTTGTTCAAGACGTTCCAAGCCAATGCAAACCTTTAGGGCCGGGCTC from the Verrucomicrobiia bacterium genome contains:
- a CDS encoding Gfo/Idh/MocA family oxidoreductase codes for the protein MTKVRLGIIGLGNIGQHHSTYLGAGKINRAELVAVSDAVPAKLGRYKPLATFVQGEDLIASGLVDAVIIATPHYQHTTLGIAALKQGLHVMVEKPISAHKADAERLIAAHRQQPHLIFAGMFQLRAEPRYIKIHQLVQGGELGQIVRMSWIMTDWFRTEAYYASGGWRATWKGEGGGVLLNQCLHNLDVMQWLLGMPARVRGFCQLGRFHDIEVEDNVSAYLEYANGATGTFVSSTGEAPGANRFEIAGTRGRLVLERDKLLFTRNEADMIQFSKSAKLGFAKPDVWNVEIPFDNAANPHGTLMQNFVNAILDGEPLIAPGAEGIHSVELANVMLYSSLVGRTIELPMDGAAYEKTLNQLIADSRVEKKVVEVSNEDFAKSFKR
- a CDS encoding TIM barrel protein; this encodes MIFTGIGDEASNSLEGQIQATQELGWRYLEMRGVEVRGFPKANFHDIPEPAFDVAVRELEKSGVGVYCFGSTIMNWAKKLDDPLDLTLGEVKRAIPRMKRLGAKFVRIMSFKPGDEEYKIPAEVFRRVKDVTHMFLDAGLQPLHENCMNYGGMSWQHALELLDKCPGLKWVFDTANPIFNPDRAKPKPWPKQDPWEFWENIRDHVTHIHIKDATWNPSENDADYNWPGEGHGRVADILKDALARGYDGALSIEPHMVVVFHDPSAATNASPNSTEQAMRRNYVEYGRQVESLFKTFQANANL